The following DNA comes from Nicotiana sylvestris chromosome 10, ASM39365v2, whole genome shotgun sequence.
tgtcggacaccttctgtttaaacaaccataacgtcttgtataaatatccaaattacaaacgatttgaagatttagaaactagactcgaagatctttaatttgataggttttacATCATATAACtatttatatatcccgagatatgagcatctaaagtcggctccatgaaatcagaaaattctggagaaactgctccaccagtcatcttcaatcaatcataactttctctaaagatgtccaaattacgatttcCTTATCTTTcgggaaactagacacgaagggctacaacttttgtttttgaatcatctcaaaattccttgtagatcaaaagatataggcctccgaattacgctccacgactgcacatttGCTATCCAAAGATagcttagcagcagaaattgcagcaactttttttttctttttgggtccgaattccattccgttaaccttccgaaatccacccaaggcccttgggaccttaaccaattatatcaacatgtcccacaatatcattcaaacttatcccaacctttggaacaaccaaaataacatcaaaacatcaaatcatcatcggattcaagcctatgaatctcaagaacttccaaattccatttttgatcaaaaacccaaccaaaccacgtccgaatgacctcaaattttgcagacaagtccaaaatgacataacgaagctacagcaactctcggaattccattctgaccctcggatcaaaatctcacctatcaaccggaattcgccaaaatactaactttgccaattcaagtttaattctacaccggtcatcacaaaaatattccggacacactcctaagtcccaaatcacctaacgaagctatccaaaccataaaatttgcatttcgagccctctaacacataagtcaatatccggttgacttttccaacttaagcttccttaaaagagactaagtgtttcaaaccttatcaaaactagtccgaattaCTTCAAATTATGCACACAAGTTACATTCGATATTACGGACTTGCATAAACTTTCAGAAtcgcattccaaccccgatatcaaaattttcacttccggtcgaattttctcaaaaacctttaaatttctatatttagccaaatgacttcaaaatgacctccggacatccgaattcacttccgatcgcgctcccaactccagaatcaccatacggagctattcccagactcggaatcccaaacggacatctataactctgaaatgccttccaacccaaatttatgaaatttttctaaaatactaacttccacaatatacgccgaaatgctcacgggttatccaaaaccaaattcggacatacacccaagtccgaaattatcatacgaacaagctggaactttcagatcccaattctgaggtcgtttactcaaaattccaatcttagccattttcttcaacttaaggttgccgcaatgaaaagtttctttccaatttgactctgaatttcccgaaattcaattctgaccatacgtacaagtcaatatacctgaaatgaagtagttcatgacttccaactgctgaacgacgcgctagagctcaaaacggccggtcgggtcgttacaaattaAGTGCTACAAAATCTTGTATCTAAGTAATTAGAACTTAGAAGTACAAAAGGATAAATCTAATAACTTACGGGTCGTTTGATATGATGGATAAGTAAAAATAATCATAGGATAACAGTTTAGTACTGCATGTCCCTTGTTTGGTTATTAATCCTGGGATAAGTTAACCTAGGATTAAAAATAGTATCGAGATAACTTATACCTGTCAAAGGCAGAATAGTAATCCTAGAATAAGTTATCCCGGGATAAAACTAAAAAGACAATCTCGAAATTAATATCAGAataactaatcccagcataactaatTCTAATATAACTACTCCCAGCATAAATTATCTTtaaaccaaatgaccccttatTTTTATTCCATATTCTATAATAAAATTTATAACATATAAATTTTGACATAATTTaatacaaatattatttaatactaTCAACAAACACTGCTTAGTTATACATAGGGGTGGCAATGGTTCGGTTCAgacggttattttataaaatttgtatcataccaatttttcggttattctgtgatgtataaccaaaattagacttttaaAAATCCTACCAATCATGTCAGTTTCTCTttggtatcggtacggttcggttaatttttgatatatttttaaatatcatttaaaagttaCTAGTAGAAGCATAATGCAATTACATACCTACTTTTATAGGACTTATCAAAACTCTCTAGACAATTTTACTATTTAAAAGGTGATGAActaagaaaatatgaaagatggctagagtatagatcaaTCAACTATTCTATAGTAACATAAAAGAAACTAAGCAAAGACacagaaaatataaatcacacagGTGGAAAGATATTAAGCAAGTTGAggctcaagaataaagtctatagaatattaaatatttgaaaatataaatttaaataatACGAaaattcaatacattgtagtttgctactcataatcgctagattatcttgtgtcttgctagtgaatatgctgGAAATAATTTAGCTTCAATAGGAGTAGTATAATAGGCTTGGGAATTAGGATTTTgggtttaattaattattggctTGTaaccatttttataattttaaagcccaagaaaaaatttaatgctttattatttttaatattaatatataaatatatttttcccATGTAAATtgattcggtacggttcggtattttttcggtttattttcataaaataaaaaatctaccctaattatcggtactgttaataaatttatataaaaacttacgattttattaaaagaaacctaaTGATCGGTACGATTCGGTAGGTTTAGTcggtttttaaatatccattgacacccctagttaTTGGAATGTTATAATCTTCTCTTATGCAACCAAACAACCGCTACATTCCTTATTGGCATactctactttttttttttttttggtaaccaGCAATATACTGAATTACTTTGTGGAGGATTTTTCACATTAATTATTTAatcaaattaattaataataatatacatACTAATTATTATCTTAGTGTAAAAATTTTATCCCTTCATATAAACCTTGTAAAAGCGACATTAACTTTCCATCTACTTGGTTCAAACTAATTTTCCGAGTGCTTCATGTTTGATTAGAATTTTCTTCGAGTAACCATTTAAAacctttaatattttttaaaattttaaaaacagcCAATATTGCTATTAAATTGCTGTGGCAGCAGAAGCGGCCAAAAAGATAAGCCCGACCGTACATACGCTGTATATATATAGCAAAAGCAATACATATATACGGCTTGATCTTATCTACATTAATATGTTGCATGGTAATCTTAGTGCCATGAAAATGAATACGTGGCTTAGGAACGAAGTAACCAACGCATATACCATTGACATCAGTCATCACCATTCTTGTCCAAACTGTCACAAAAATATAgacaatataaatatagatattatTTGTACTTGGCTTAATTCAAGTGTTTCTTAAGAAAAAAAATGGCTTCGACCATGGATGGGAGGTGGACGTCGGAGAGGAGCTGGAGATTTGGACATGATTAGTGATACTTTCTCTTATAATTTATGGGACCCTTTTGATTATGGGCTGAGTGGTGGATTGAGTGGCTGGGGGCTCGGCGATCGTAGAGGCGGCGATGATGACGTCTCGGCCTTGGCTCATGCTAATGTTGACTGGCGTGAAACCGACACTGCTCATGTTTTTCGGGTCGACCTTCCTGGTTAAGTATCTAATATTTCAACTCTCTCCCTTCAAACACACAAAAAACTTTGTACGTATAAAAAAAGAGAATGTTTTGAGAAGTCTTGTCggtcctcttcctcttcttatacctacaaaactaaataaaatatTGGATTTTCTCTTGATTTATTTTCTTCACAAGCATATTATATTGTTGCTAGCTCAAGTTATCAATGCCTTTTGAATTCTTTGCACTCTCCTTTTACAAAGATGATATCACTTGTTTAGTCTAAGCTAGTCCAAAGACATGTAGGCTTTAGGTCAAACTTGCATGGTATAATTTCCTCCCAAGACTAAACGTGCTCCTGTATAAGACTGGAATAGAAACACTTATACTCCTTACGTACCCAGATTCTATTAGATATCTAGGAGTTGACCTTTTCTTCGAAAAAAACAACAAAGGTTCTTGAAAAGTAGTAGTATACTAGGATATATAGAATGAGAAAGAAAAATGTGGAAGTGGCAACAATAGGGTGCATAGTAGGACTATGCGCCTTATATTCAGAAGGGTGTAGATTTGCGAGATTGTTACTCGTAAAGCTAAGTGCAATTTTTCATGGCAGGGGTGAGGAAGGAAGATTTGAAGGTGCAAGTTGAAGATGGGAACAAACTTGAGATAAGTGGAGAGAGCGTGAAAGAAGAGGAACAAGTAGACGACAAGTGGCACCGTGTGGAGCGTCGCCGAGGAACATTCATGAGGAGATTCCGGCTTCCGgaaaatgcaaatgcagatgagATCAAGTGTGGGCTTGAGCACGGCGTTTTGACTGTAAATGTGCCAAAGAAGGAAACACAGGTGTTTACAAGAAATGTTAGAGCCATAGATGTTGTTTAACAACTTCTTCTCTTTGGCTGTCCAATGTATAAATCAAATGCTAAGGTCACCATCGTTGTGCttagtgtgtatgtgtgtgtccATAGTCTTGGTGTGTGCAATTACCGGAATAAAGCCTACTTATAGCTACTTAATCGTTTTACTTTCACAAACACAGCTAATATTCTACTTTGTATCAAAATCCGGATCAGGTGTACAAAATGTGTTTACATAAAGTGTAATTCAAATTATCCATCCGCCAAAAAGATGAACCATGAGCACTTCCAAGTAGGGCCGTgcatggatcggatcggatttagcacatttcgatcggatttcggattttaGAAAATGCAATTCGAATCAGATCCGAATTAATATCGGATCGagttttaaagtttggatcggatttcggattggattaTTTTGCCTCAAGGTTACaattaatatttatatttttttttttgtaaaaggcaATACAGTAAAAAAAATTCATGTTTCTgtaattatgagagtactatgtaTCAATATAGTTCATCAATTGTAGAGGTAATAATTTGGAAAAAAATATAAAGGAAGTATTAATTATCCGAAATTAAAATTTGTATTTATATATGTCCTAATAATTTTGGATTTCTGATCGGATCGTATTAAAATTataccaatccgaatccgattcgaaattcaaaattttaataaacacgCTCCGAAATTTGATCCAATCCGAAATTCGAAAATTgtccgatccgaatgaacagccTTACTTTCAAGTACTTCTAATAGTTCCTATTATATCTCAAAATTTACTATAATCAAAAACCTCGGAGAGCTGCAGCCATCTATAAGATCAGATTTTTTTTCCGATGAAGAGGAATTTTATAGATGGCAGTCAGAAGATTCAAAAAGTACAAAGCTATAAAATCAGATTATGGAATAAGAAAATTTTGCTATGTATGTAATCGTTAGTATCACTACGTCAACAACCAATTCTCATGTTGGGAGTAAAGGTATGTGGCCACCAGATGGAGAAGTCGAAAGGAGAAagttcttcttctctttttcctttttttttttttttggggggggggggtatgatGGGCATTTGGTGGATAGGTGGTTGGAGGCTTGGTGCAAAGGCTATAAACAGCAACCTCGTTAACATAAGTAAATTAAGAGACGTCTTCTATTAGAGTCCGAAATTGAAATAATGGTAGGACATAAAATACGCTTATAcagttaaaaaaattatattttgacGGTATAATACTGCTTTttactaaaaaaataattttttgtaggAAAACGCATTATAGTACTACGTTTAaggaaaacgtagtattatactgcgttttcctataaaaaaaatataaccaCTCCTTCCCCACGACAGAACCAGTGCTCACTTTTAAACCCTCCCAAAAAACCCCACCATTTCTGCTGGTCCCCccttcaattaaaaaaaaatccttGGGCCCCACCCGTTACACAAAAAGTGAAGAGCGTAGGTCCCGCATACAACCCAAGTCTTCGATTGTTATGAATTCCTTCTTTCGGggtcaaaatttcaaattttttatatttcAAAAAACGTAAATCGAggtattaaaaaaatttaaaaaaaaagtattctgatttagtttatgtcgaaactcgtagagcatatgcatatttgttttcttgaatgtgtttccacgttgatttgtgttatgttagtgattaaatttgtatgttatttttatccgaattaaattattagtgttttaaaaaaatagttaaaagttgagaaataatttttattgttaatgaAATTGTTCAGAAAtatcttttactgttttatatgtaatttcgtgaatgttatgttcatatgtttgttgttttatttagtttagattatttatttgcttaaataatAGTGGTCTTTTAGTGtaataaaatatagagccttttagcgttgtaaaatatagagccttagTAAAATATAGAACCATTTAGCGTAGAGTCtttgtagtttaagtatgtactaACTACAagctctatccaattacactttacaaaattaattatttaatttataaaacaaacttatagaactaacaaattaatatatgttgtcaaaTTAAAAATCGAGCGTGGAACTCATAGTTGTATACCttgtccaattaaaaattaattatttaatttataaaactaacaaaattctaaaaatattgaaattgacacataaAAAAATCCAGGTTAGCTTGGTGctattgggcctcaaatatcgagccagGAACTCATAGATAATTagtctgtccaattaaataattaattatttaatttattaaactaacaaaattctaaaatttttgaattgacacacataataattcaggatagcttggtgctactgggcctcaaatatcgagcctggaacccatagataattactctgtccaattaaaaattaattatttaatttactaaactaacaaaattttaaaaatatttgaaattgacacacataagaattaaggatagcttggtgctactgggcctcaaatatcgagcctagaacccatagataattactctatccaattaaataattaattattaattattataatacaaacacacaattaatattgtttaaattacagtagacgacatggacttgcCGCATGTGCATCTTGGACCAGTTGCAGATCAGATATTAGTGTTACAGGGCAATCATAGGTCCGCCTACGTATGGGAGGGACATCTATTGGATCAGACTCTCCGCGCCAGGAGACCAGACGACTTGTGGGACTTTTTGAGGCATAGAGATTTTCATCCCCGCACAGTCCATCGCCTTCTTGCTAGCTTCCTTAGGATTTTTGAGATTGGGCGGTTGCAGCTCGACTAGTCTCTCATCACGGCGttgatagagcggtggcgactggagacgcacactttttacctgcccactggagaggccaccatcacgcttcaggatgttcaggttttataTGGGTTGCGTGTTGATGGACTGGTCGTTGCACTGCCCCAGTATATGAGAGCTATGACACGGCCCCAGTATTTGGGGTTGCTGGGGCAGTATACTGGTTTCAAGCCACAGGGTGAGGCTGCCATTAGAAGGGGCAGTCGCATTTCTGTGACAGCTAACAGATAGCATATGGAGGTACTGCACCCCGACATTACCAGCGTGACAGAGGATCTCCATATTAACCGGTACACGAGGTTGGCATTGTTCCTTCTTTTTGgggggtgtcttgttcccgaacactttggGAAATCTAGTGAGTATGCTCTTTCTACATCATCTCCAGCAGCTAGATGAGTTACCCCAGTACAGctggggtgctgctgttctcgCCTACCTGTACAGGAGTATGTGTCGGGCTAGCATGGGCACCCaggtggacatatgtggttttTTGCCGCTTCTACAAGTGACAACAtattcgaatactctgttcattacttcgaattctatatagtcaaaatgactcttaaattttacgtcaaccttttatcttaggtttgggctTGGCAGCGGGTCATGTCGTTGCAtccacctctaccaccattagAGTCGGGTGTAGCAcctccgtttctccctctagctaggaggtgggttgtccggcgtgggaactaccgaggcactgatgctcatcataatctcccccttgtcaGGGATGTCTTGGATATGCTGGAGGCCGCACAGGTAAATATGTGCCTAAACTTACTTGCTATAAATTCACTTGTGTTgtgcatactcacttttatgttattatctTATAGTTCATCTGGACACCATACAGCGACGAGTTGCTAGCTGATctgcccgattattgctcggTTGACCGACTGCTTTGGAGCAATTCCGTCCCGATGATGTGCCTCGATgttgtggagcatcatgccacagagcgtgtACTTCGCCAGTTTGACCGTCCCCAGACTATACCAAGAGAGCCTGCATGGGTGGATATACATTATCAGCAGGATGATCATATGAGGGTGGACGACGCATTTATAGGATGGCTAGAGGCGCAGGTCCATATTTGGGAATAGCGAGAGGACTTGATTCCGCCATCACCTTCATAGATCCAGGAGGCGACTATTGAGCTCTATACGCCATGGCACCGCCGTCACACCTGACTGATGATCGAGAACCCCCTTCATGTACCTGGCGGTCAGTTCAAACCATATGTCGA
Coding sequences within:
- the LOC104221035 gene encoding 16.9 kDa class I heat shock protein 1-like, producing the protein MGGGRRRGAGDLDMISDTFSYNLWDPFDYGLSGGLSGWGLGDRRGGDDDVSALAHANVDWRETDTAHVFRVDLPGVRKEDLKVQVEDGNKLEISGESVKEEEQVDDKWHRVERRRGTFMRRFRLPENANADEIKCGLEHGVLTVNVPKKETQVFTRNVRAIDVV